A segment of the Halovivax limisalsi genome:
GGCTGGGCCGGTAGCTGGACCTCGGGCGACCGGTTCTGTCCGCTGTCGGCCTCAGTCCAGGATCGTGACGGGGACGTCGGTTCGCTCCGCGATCAGTTCCGGAATACCGTCCCCGAGGAGGCGTCTGACGACGCCGCTGACGTCGTGTCCGGGGACGACGACGTGATCGACCCCGTTGCGGTCGACGAACGACGGAACGACCTCCGCCGGCGGCCCCTCGCGATTCTCGACCGTCACCCGCGACGGGTCGTCGACCGACGTTCGCAGGTCTTCGGCCCGGGCGCGGGCGTCCGCGAGTCGCTCCTCGCTTCGTTCCAGGATCCGCCCTTCGCTCACGGGCTGATCCAGCGGCGGGACCGGCGAGAGGAGGGTCACGGTCGCCGCAGGAAACGTCTCCAGCGCGCGTTCCAGCGCGGCTGCATCGTCGGGGTCGCCGAGTGCGACGACGAGGACGTGGTTCGGATGCGGCACGTGTTCGCGTACGCGGTCCGACCCCATCGTTCTATCGCCGCGGGCTCTCCCGATCGGGCGCGTTGACCGGTGGTGCCGGCGTCCTGCGCCCCGAAAGGATCGGCGCTCCAGGCGGACCGCCCTGGACGGCCCTGCATCCCGAACGCGGCCGGTCCGCCATCGAACCAGCACCGCCAGTAAGTTCATTGTTGCATAGTGTCACTGTCGGTTGCATGGACGACGACTCGATGGCCGATCGGGTGGCTCGTCTCGAGGCCATCGTCGATCGGCAGCGGGAACGGATCGCGGCGCTCGAAGCCGAGTCGAACGGGACGGACGACGCCGCAGCGCGGCCGACCGAGAGCCGGAGCGCCGGTCGATCGCTGCATCGACGAGGGTTCCTGACCGCCGCGGGGGCGCTCGGGGTGCTGGGGTTCGGGGCCGGGATCGCCGGCGCAACACCCCGGGGCCAGCTCGGCACAGGCGACCGGCCCGTGGAGGCCCTCTACGCGGACCGAGTGGCGATGACGGGACCGAATCGAACGATCGAGGGGGTCGAGTCGCTCTCGGCGACTGCCATCGCGAGCGATCGCGTGACCGCGACCGAACTCGGGACGAGCGCCGCGCCCGTCGACGACGTCGTCGCCGACCGGCTCTCGATGGCCGGCCAGCAGCGGTCGATCGAGAACGTGGACACGCTCACGGGTCGGTCGGTCTCGAGCGATCGGATCACGACGAATCGGCTGGTTCACGAACCGCTCACCCGGAGCGACGACGCGATCGGCACGGGCGCCGTCGTCTCGACCGAACCGACCCACCTGGTCGTCGACCCGAACGGCGACGACGCCGCCGACGGCA
Coding sequences within it:
- a CDS encoding universal stress protein codes for the protein MGSDRVREHVPHPNHVLVVALGDPDDAAALERALETFPAATVTLLSPVPPLDQPVSEGRILERSEERLADARARAEDLRTSVDDPSRVTVENREGPPAEVVPSFVDRNGVDHVVVPGHDVSGVVRRLLGDGIPELIAERTDVPVTILD